One segment of Pseudomonadota bacterium DNA contains the following:
- the rplL gene encoding 50S ribosomal protein L7/L12 — protein sequence MAVSKDDILETISNMTVMEVVDLISAMEEKFGVSAAAPVAVAAGPGAGGDAPAAEEKTEFDVVMSSFGDNKVAVIKAVRGITGLGLKEAKALVEGAPAPIKEGVPKEEAEELQKQLEEAGAKVEIK from the coding sequence ATGGCAGTTTCTAAGGACGACATCCTCGAGACCATCTCCAACATGACCGTCATGGAAGTGGTGGACCTGATCTCTGCGATGGAAGAGAAGTTCGGCGTTTCCGCTGCAGCCCCGGTGGCCGTGGCAGCCGGTCCTGGCGCTGGCGGCGACGCACCGGCAGCCGAAGAGAAGACCGAGTTCGACGTGGTTATGAGCAGCTTCGGCGACAACAAGGTTGCCGTGATTAAGGCCGTGCGCGGCATCACCGGCCTGGGCCTGAAGGAGGCCAAGGCACTGGTGGAAGGTGCACCGGCTCCGATCAAGGAAGGCGTGCCTAAAGAGGAAGCAGAGGAGCTTCAGAAGCAGCTTGAGGAAGCGGGCGCCAAGGTCGAGATCAAGTAA
- the rpoB gene encoding DNA-directed RNA polymerase subunit beta codes for MAYSFTEKKRIRKDFGKRPRILQVPYLLSIQLDSYRQFLQDEHEPGNRKDIGLHAAFNSVFPIVSYSGNAALEYVSYRLGEPPFDVKECQLRGLTFAAPLRVTVRLVIYDKEASGSEKPVKDVREQEVYLGELPLMTENGTFIINGTERVIVSQLHRSPGVFFDHDRGKTHSSGKLLFSARVIPYRGSWLDFEFDPKDALFARIDRRRKLPVTVLLRALGYDNHQILDIFFEKNEFRLTAETISLRLMPERLLGETMEFDLVIGDQLIVPEGRRVTRKHTRELADSGEEFVEVPRHYLSGKVLAHDVPDPETGELVAKVNEQLTEETVGKLVEAGVESIETLYANDLDRGPYISLTLDIDSTTTRLEALVEIYRMMRPGEPPTKEAAENLFHNLFFNPERYDLSAVGRMKFNRRVGHDHVTGSGILYDYMYFKDRDDAFCQEHVEQFGETSDILDVLQSIIDIRNGNGTIDDIDHLGNRRVRSVGEMAENAFRIGLVRVERAVKERLTLAESEGLMPQEMINAKPVAAAVKEFFGSSQLSQFMDQNNPLSEVTHKRRVSALGPGGLTRERAGFEVRDVHPTHYGRVCPIETPEGPNIGLINSLATYARTNEYGFLETPYRRVMEGKVTDEIVYLSAIEEGKYIIAQANAALGEAGELIDELIACRHENEFKTLSSDERERVQFMDISPSQIVSVAASLIPFLEHDDANRALMGSNMQRQAVPTLRADTPLVGTGIERAVATDSGVTVVARRGGFVDSVDASRIVVRAHDDETIPGEPGVDIYNLTKYTRSNQNTCINQRPLVRTGDTIARGDVLADGPSTSLGELALGQNMLVAFMPWNGYNFEDSILISERLVHEDRFTTIHIEELTCVARDTKLGQEEITSDIPNVGDAALGKLDESGIAYIGAEVTGGDILVGKVTPKGETQLTPEEKLLRAIFGEKASDVKDTSLRVPPGMDGTVIDVRVFTRDGVEKDARALSIEHSEISKVRKDLDDQLRILEEDLFSRVEKMLVGEVADGGPQGLKAGSEITSEYLADLPHASWFEIRARNDDINRQIEGVASRLEEQRKEFDERFDHKKAKITQGDDLAPGVLKMVKVYLAVKRRIQPGDKMAGRHGNKGVISTIVPVEDMPYSDDGTPVDVVLNPLGVPSRMNVGQVLETHLGWAAKGVGRKIEEMVRAKSSADELRGFLEKVYNQSGGRSTPLEELGEEEIFELAKNLSNGVPMATPVFDGATEKEIKNMLELAGLPRSGQTNLIDGRTGERFHRETTVGYMYMLKLNHLVDDKMHARSTGPYSLVTQQPLGGKAQFGGQRFGEMEVWALEAYGASYTLQEMLTVKSDDVQGRTKMYKNIVDGTHTMDAGMPESFNVLVKEIRSLAIDIELESD; via the coding sequence ATGGCCTATTCGTTCACCGAGAAAAAGCGCATTCGCAAGGATTTCGGCAAGCGGCCGCGAATCCTGCAGGTGCCCTACCTGTTGTCCATTCAGCTCGATTCCTACAGGCAATTCCTACAGGACGAGCACGAGCCCGGCAACCGTAAGGACATCGGCCTGCACGCGGCCTTCAATTCGGTGTTCCCCATCGTCTCCTACTCGGGCAACGCTGCGCTCGAGTACGTGAGCTATCGCTTGGGTGAGCCTCCTTTTGACGTGAAAGAGTGCCAGCTTCGCGGCCTCACCTTCGCGGCGCCGCTGCGGGTGACCGTGCGCCTTGTCATCTACGACAAGGAAGCGTCGGGCAGCGAGAAGCCGGTGAAGGACGTTCGCGAGCAGGAGGTGTATCTCGGTGAGCTGCCGCTCATGACCGAGAACGGCACCTTCATCATCAACGGCACGGAGCGCGTGATCGTCTCCCAGCTGCACCGCTCGCCGGGTGTATTCTTCGACCACGATCGTGGCAAGACGCACTCATCGGGCAAACTGCTGTTCTCGGCGCGCGTCATTCCCTACCGCGGTTCCTGGCTCGACTTCGAGTTTGATCCGAAGGACGCTCTTTTCGCGCGTATCGACCGTCGGCGCAAGCTGCCGGTGACCGTGCTGCTGCGCGCCTTGGGCTACGACAATCACCAAATTCTCGACATCTTTTTTGAGAAGAACGAGTTCCGCCTCACGGCGGAGACGATCAGCCTGCGCCTGATGCCGGAGCGCCTGCTCGGCGAGACCATGGAGTTCGACCTGGTCATCGGTGATCAGCTGATTGTGCCCGAGGGCCGCCGCGTCACGCGCAAGCACACGCGCGAGCTCGCTGACTCTGGGGAGGAGTTCGTGGAGGTGCCTCGGCACTACCTCTCCGGCAAGGTCCTCGCTCATGACGTACCAGATCCTGAGACAGGGGAGCTGGTGGCGAAGGTCAACGAGCAGCTGACCGAAGAGACCGTCGGCAAGCTAGTGGAGGCCGGCGTCGAGAGCATCGAGACGTTGTACGCAAACGATCTCGATCGCGGGCCGTACATTTCGCTGACGCTCGACATCGACTCCACCACTACGCGCCTAGAAGCGCTGGTGGAGATCTACCGCATGATGCGTCCGGGTGAGCCGCCAACTAAGGAGGCGGCCGAGAACCTGTTCCACAACCTGTTCTTCAACCCGGAGCGCTACGATCTCTCAGCGGTCGGTCGGATGAAGTTCAACCGCCGTGTCGGTCATGACCACGTGACCGGGTCAGGCATCCTCTACGACTACATGTACTTTAAGGATCGCGACGATGCGTTCTGCCAGGAGCACGTGGAGCAGTTCGGGGAGACTTCGGACATCCTCGACGTGTTGCAGTCGATCATCGACATCCGCAACGGCAACGGCACCATCGACGACATCGACCACCTCGGTAACCGTCGCGTGCGCAGCGTCGGCGAGATGGCGGAGAACGCCTTCCGCATCGGCCTGGTCCGTGTCGAGCGCGCTGTGAAGGAGCGCCTGACCCTGGCCGAGTCGGAGGGTCTGATGCCGCAGGAGATGATCAACGCCAAGCCGGTGGCGGCGGCGGTAAAGGAGTTCTTCGGCTCCAGCCAGCTGTCCCAGTTCATGGACCAAAACAACCCGCTGTCCGAGGTCACTCACAAGCGTCGCGTCTCGGCCCTCGGCCCTGGCGGTCTGACGCGTGAGCGCGCCGGCTTCGAGGTTCGCGACGTGCACCCGACGCACTACGGGCGCGTATGTCCGATCGAGACGCCGGAAGGTCCGAACATCGGCCTCATCAACTCCCTCGCCACCTACGCGCGCACCAACGAGTACGGCTTCCTGGAGACACCCTACCGGCGCGTGATGGAAGGTAAGGTCACCGACGAGATCGTCTACCTGTCGGCGATCGAAGAAGGGAAGTACATCATCGCCCAGGCCAACGCCGCCCTCGGCGAAGCTGGCGAGCTGATCGACGAGCTGATCGCGTGCCGTCACGAGAATGAGTTTAAGACCTTGTCCTCGGACGAACGCGAGCGCGTCCAGTTCATGGACATCTCACCGTCGCAGATCGTGTCTGTTGCGGCGTCGCTGATTCCCTTCCTGGAACACGATGACGCCAACCGCGCCTTGATGGGCTCGAACATGCAGCGACAGGCAGTGCCCACGCTACGTGCGGACACGCCCCTGGTAGGTACGGGCATCGAACGCGCCGTGGCTACCGACTCTGGGGTGACCGTGGTAGCTCGCCGCGGCGGTTTTGTCGATTCCGTCGATGCATCGCGCATCGTGGTTCGCGCCCATGATGATGAGACCATTCCGGGTGAACCTGGCGTCGACATCTACAACCTCACCAAGTACACGCGGTCGAACCAAAACACTTGTATCAACCAGCGTCCCCTGGTCCGCACCGGTGACACAATCGCCCGCGGTGACGTGCTGGCCGATGGTCCGTCCACGAGCCTTGGCGAACTGGCCCTCGGCCAGAACATGCTCGTCGCATTCATGCCCTGGAATGGCTACAACTTCGAGGACTCAATCCTCATCTCCGAGCGTCTGGTGCACGAGGACCGCTTCACTACGATCCACATCGAGGAGCTCACTTGCGTCGCTCGCGACACCAAGTTGGGTCAGGAGGAGATCACCTCGGATATCCCAAATGTGGGTGATGCGGCACTCGGCAAGTTGGACGAGTCCGGTATCGCCTACATTGGCGCCGAGGTAACCGGTGGCGACATCCTCGTAGGCAAGGTCACGCCGAAGGGCGAGACTCAGCTTACGCCGGAGGAGAAGCTCTTGCGCGCGATCTTCGGCGAGAAGGCCTCCGACGTGAAGGACACCTCCCTGCGCGTGCCCCCGGGGATGGACGGCACGGTAATCGACGTGCGCGTCTTCACTCGCGACGGCGTGGAAAAGGACGCTCGCGCCCTCTCCATCGAGCACTCGGAAATCTCCAAGGTGCGCAAGGATCTCGACGACCAGCTGCGTATCCTGGAAGAGGATCTGTTCTCGCGGGTTGAAAAGATGCTCGTGGGTGAGGTCGCCGACGGCGGACCGCAGGGCCTCAAGGCGGGCAGCGAGATCACGTCCGAATACCTCGCCGATCTGCCGCACGCGTCGTGGTTCGAGATCCGCGCGCGCAACGACGACATCAACCGCCAGATCGAAGGCGTCGCCTCGCGACTCGAAGAGCAGCGCAAGGAGTTCGACGAACGCTTCGATCACAAGAAGGCGAAGATCACCCAAGGGGATGATCTCGCGCCAGGCGTGTTGAAGATGGTTAAGGTCTACCTGGCCGTGAAACGTCGTATTCAGCCGGGCGACAAGATGGCCGGCCGTCACGGGAACAAGGGCGTGATCTCGACCATCGTGCCCGTTGAGGACATGCCCTACAGCGACGACGGTACCCCCGTCGACGTGGTGCTAAACCCCCTCGGCGTGCCCTCGCGCATGAACGTAGGTCAGGTGTTGGAGACGCACCTGGGCTGGGCGGCCAAGGGTGTGGGCCGGAAGATCGAGGAAATGGTGCGAGCCAAGTCGTCGGCCGATGAGCTGCGCGGCTTCCTCGAGAAGGTCTACAACCAGAGCGGTGGTCGCAGCACCCCGCTGGAGGAGCTGGGCGAAGAGGAGATCTTCGAGTTGGCGAAGAACCTCTCCAATGGCGTGCCGATGGCCACACCGGTGTTCGACGGCGCCACGGAGAAGGAGATCAAGAACATGCTGGAGCTGGCGGGCTTGCCGCGCAGTGGCCAGACCAACTTGATCGACGGCCGCACCGGCGAGCGTTTCCACCGCGAAACGACCGTCGGGTACATGTACATGCTGAAGCTGAACCACCTGGTGGACGACAAGATGCACGCGCGTTCTACCGGGCCTTACAGCCTAGTTACCCAGCAGCCGCTGGGCGGCAAGGCGCAGTTCGGCGGTCAGCGTTTCGGCGAGATGGAGGTCTGGGCTCTCGAAGCTTACGGGGCCTCCTACACGCTGCAGGAAATGCTCACGGTGAAGTCTGACGACGTGCAGGGCCGCACCAAGATGTACAAGAACATCGTCGATGGTACGCACACGATGGATGCGGGTATGCCCGAGTCCTTCAACGTGCTGGTGAAGGAGATCCGTTCTCTGGCCATCGATATCGAGCTGGAGAGCGACTGA
- the rplJ gene encoding 50S ribosomal protein L10, with amino-acid sequence MPLTREQKSAVVSEVNAVAAEALSAVAAEYRGLTVEQMTDLRKKARESGVYMKVVKNRLAALAVEGTEFECMKPGLKGPLILAFSQEDPGAAARLAKDFAKEKENEKFVVKLVAVGGELMGPEQLERLASLPTREQALAMLLGVMQAPISKFVRTLAEPHAKLTRLVAAVRDQKEASG; translated from the coding sequence ATGCCTTTGACGCGAGAGCAAAAATCGGCCGTGGTGAGCGAGGTGAACGCGGTCGCTGCTGAGGCTTTATCAGCAGTCGCGGCGGAATACCGAGGGCTGACCGTCGAGCAGATGACCGACTTGCGCAAGAAAGCGCGTGAGTCGGGCGTCTACATGAAGGTGGTCAAAAATCGGCTTGCCGCGCTGGCCGTGGAAGGAACCGAATTCGAGTGCATGAAGCCGGGTCTGAAGGGCCCGCTCATTCTGGCATTCTCCCAGGAGGATCCCGGTGCCGCCGCCAGGCTGGCCAAGGACTTCGCGAAGGAGAAGGAGAACGAGAAGTTCGTGGTCAAGCTGGTCGCCGTCGGCGGCGAGCTCATGGGCCCCGAGCAGCTCGAACGCCTCGCCAGTCTGCCGACGCGGGAGCAGGCCCTGGCCATGCTTCTGGGTGTCATGCAGGCGCCGATATCCAAGTTCGTTCGTACCCTCGCCGAGCCGCACGCCAAGCTCACACGTTTGGTCGCCGCGGTGCGCGACCAGAAAGAAGCGTCCGGATGA
- the rpoC gene encoding DNA-directed RNA polymerase subunit beta', translating into MKDLLKLFRQQTPVEDFDRIRIGLASPDMIRSWSFGEVKKPETINYRTFKPERDGLFCAKIFGPVKDYECLCGKYKRLKHRGVVCEKCGVEVTQSKVRRERMGHIELASPVAHIWFLKSLPSRIGLMLDMTLREIERILYFEAFVVIDPGMTPMQRGQLLTDEGYLDAMEEHGDEFDARMGAEAVFELLKSLDLDAEVTRVREEIAGTSSETKIKRLSKRLKLLESFIESGNAPEWMVLTVLPVLPPDLRPLVPLDGGRFATSDLNDLYRRVINRNNRLRRLLELNAPDIIVRNEKRMLQEAVDALLDNGRRGRAITGTNKRPLKSLADMIKGKQGRFRQNLLGKRVDYSGRSVIVVGPTLKLHQCGLPKKMALELFKPFIFSKLQLRGEAATIKAAKRLVEREGPEVWDILEEVIREHPVLLNRAPTLHRLGIQAFEPVLIEGKAIQLHPLVCTAFNADFDGDQMAVHVPLSLEAQLEARALMMASNNILSPANGDPIIVPSQDVVLGLYYITRERVNAEGEGIVFADVAEVSRAYHTRTVSLHAKVKLRISRSEIVDGEKRQVNQVVDTTVGRALLLEVLPDELSFDLVNRTMTKKAISAAINASYREVGLKRTVVFADQLMYAGFYYATRAGVSIGVDDMVVPPEKAAILEEAEAEVKEIEDQYGMGLVTNGERYNKVVDIWSRTNERVAKAMMEQLGGEEVEDSEGNKINQASFNSIYMMSDSGARGSPAQIRQLAGMRGLMAKPDGSIIETPITANFREGLDVLQYFISTHGARKGLADTALKTANSGYLTRRLVDVAQDLVVTEVDCGTTEGVRLEPLVEGGDVVEPLSERVLGRVLAESVFEPGTDNEAIAAGTLLDERLVQRIEEMAIDHVTVRSPITCQTRYGVCSMCYGRDLARGHIINRGEAVGVIAAQSIGEPGTQLTMRTFHIGGAASRAAAVSSIEVKNAGEVRLHNVKTVRNQDKNLVAVSRSGELAIVDEFGRERERYKLPYGAVISVDDREGVKSGQQVAGWDPHTHPVLTEVDGFLKYIDFVDGVTVNRQADETTGIESVVVSDPKQRGTSGKDLRPMIKLVDGDGNDVTLSTGNAVAYPLPPGAVISMAEGEQVRVGDVLARIPQETSKTRDITGGLPRVADLFEARRPKDPAILAEASGTVSFGKETKGKQRLIITNEDGDRHEELIPKWRNLHIFEGEHVERGDEIADGEPNPHDILRLQGTEALAEYLVGEIQDVYRLQGVKISDKHIEVIIRQMLRKVEILNGGDTRYLRGEQVDRSKVDEANEALAEDQQPARYERLLLGITKASLATESFISAASFQETTRVLTEAAVRGVHDDLRGLKENVIVGRLIPAGTGSAYHENRRREKGKSDQERYLEAAEAAMSGGLGSAPAEAGEGEAAPAAQAAPSEE; encoded by the coding sequence ATGAAAGATCTTCTCAAGCTTTTTCGGCAGCAGACGCCCGTCGAGGACTTCGATCGAATCCGTATCGGTCTAGCGTCTCCTGACATGATCCGCTCCTGGTCCTTCGGCGAGGTCAAGAAGCCGGAGACCATCAACTACCGGACCTTTAAGCCGGAGCGTGATGGTCTGTTCTGCGCCAAGATCTTTGGTCCCGTGAAGGACTACGAGTGTCTTTGCGGTAAGTACAAGCGCCTCAAGCACCGCGGTGTCGTGTGCGAGAAGTGCGGCGTGGAAGTAACCCAATCCAAGGTGCGCCGCGAGCGCATGGGGCACATCGAGCTGGCGAGCCCGGTGGCCCATATTTGGTTCCTGAAGTCGCTGCCTTCGCGTATCGGCCTCATGCTCGATATGACCCTGCGCGAGATCGAGCGCATCCTGTACTTCGAGGCTTTCGTGGTCATCGACCCGGGCATGACGCCCATGCAGCGCGGCCAGCTCCTGACCGACGAGGGCTACCTTGACGCGATGGAAGAGCACGGGGACGAGTTCGATGCCCGCATGGGTGCCGAGGCGGTCTTTGAGTTGCTTAAGTCCCTGGACCTTGATGCGGAAGTCACGCGTGTGCGCGAGGAGATTGCAGGCACATCGTCCGAGACCAAGATCAAGCGTCTGTCGAAGCGGCTGAAGCTACTGGAGTCGTTCATCGAGTCCGGTAACGCTCCGGAGTGGATGGTGCTGACGGTGCTTCCGGTGCTGCCGCCGGATCTGCGCCCGCTGGTGCCGCTGGACGGCGGTCGCTTCGCGACCTCTGATCTGAACGATCTGTACCGCCGCGTCATCAACCGCAACAACCGCCTGCGCCGCCTGCTCGAGTTAAACGCGCCGGACATTATCGTGCGCAATGAGAAGCGCATGCTGCAGGAGGCGGTCGACGCACTTCTCGACAACGGGCGTCGCGGCCGGGCCATCACGGGTACCAACAAGCGTCCACTGAAGTCCCTCGCCGACATGATTAAGGGTAAGCAGGGGCGCTTCCGTCAGAACCTGCTTGGCAAGCGTGTGGACTATTCTGGTCGTTCGGTAATTGTGGTGGGCCCAACCCTAAAGCTGCACCAGTGTGGTTTGCCCAAGAAGATGGCGCTTGAACTGTTCAAGCCCTTCATCTTCTCTAAGCTGCAGCTGCGCGGCGAGGCGGCCACCATCAAGGCAGCGAAGCGCCTGGTCGAACGCGAAGGCCCGGAGGTGTGGGACATCCTCGAGGAGGTGATCCGCGAGCACCCGGTACTGCTGAACCGTGCGCCCACGCTGCACCGTCTCGGTATCCAGGCCTTCGAGCCGGTGCTGATCGAGGGTAAGGCGATCCAGCTGCATCCGCTCGTCTGCACCGCATTCAACGCGGACTTCGATGGCGACCAGATGGCCGTGCACGTGCCGCTGTCGCTGGAGGCTCAGCTCGAAGCGCGCGCGCTGATGATGGCGTCGAACAACATCCTGTCGCCGGCTAATGGTGATCCTATCATCGTGCCTTCCCAGGACGTGGTGCTCGGCCTTTACTACATCACCCGCGAGCGCGTAAACGCCGAGGGTGAGGGCATCGTGTTTGCGGATGTCGCTGAAGTCTCCCGCGCCTATCACACCCGCACGGTGAGTCTGCACGCCAAGGTCAAGCTGCGTATTTCGCGCAGCGAGATCGTCGATGGCGAGAAGCGCCAGGTGAATCAGGTGGTCGATACGACCGTTGGCCGCGCGCTCCTGCTCGAGGTGCTGCCGGATGAGCTGTCCTTCGATCTGGTCAACCGTACGATGACTAAGAAGGCGATCTCCGCCGCGATCAACGCCTCCTACCGCGAGGTAGGCCTGAAGCGCACCGTAGTGTTCGCTGACCAGCTGATGTACGCCGGGTTCTACTACGCCACCCGCGCCGGTGTTTCGATCGGCGTGGACGATATGGTCGTGCCGCCCGAGAAGGCCGCGATCCTGGAAGAGGCCGAGGCCGAGGTGAAGGAGATCGAAGACCAGTATGGTATGGGACTGGTTACCAACGGCGAGCGCTACAACAAGGTGGTGGATATCTGGTCGCGCACCAATGAGCGCGTAGCGAAGGCCATGATGGAACAGCTTGGCGGCGAGGAAGTGGAGGACTCGGAGGGCAACAAGATCAACCAGGCCTCCTTTAACTCCATCTACATGATGTCAGACTCGGGTGCTCGTGGTTCTCCCGCACAGATTCGTCAGCTGGCCGGGATGCGCGGCCTGATGGCGAAGCCGGACGGCTCGATCATTGAAACGCCGATCACGGCCAACTTCCGCGAAGGCCTCGACGTACTGCAGTACTTTATCTCCACCCACGGCGCTCGTAAGGGGCTCGCGGATACGGCGTTGAAGACCGCAAACTCGGGTTACCTGACCCGTCGCCTCGTCGACGTGGCCCAGGACCTTGTGGTAACGGAAGTCGACTGCGGTACTACCGAAGGCGTGCGCCTCGAACCGCTGGTCGAAGGTGGTGACGTGGTCGAGCCCCTGTCAGAGCGCGTGCTCGGCCGCGTGCTGGCTGAGTCGGTCTTTGAGCCGGGCACGGACAACGAGGCGATCGCCGCTGGCACGCTCCTCGATGAACGCCTGGTGCAGCGGATCGAAGAGATGGCGATCGACCACGTTACAGTGCGTTCGCCGATCACCTGCCAGACCCGCTATGGCGTGTGCTCTATGTGCTACGGGCGCGATTTGGCTCGCGGCCACATCATCAACCGCGGCGAGGCCGTGGGCGTGATCGCAGCCCAGTCGATCGGTGAGCCCGGCACGCAGCTGACCATGCGAACCTTCCACATCGGTGGTGCCGCGTCTCGAGCGGCGGCGGTGAGCAGCATCGAGGTGAAGAACGCCGGTGAGGTTCGCTTGCACAACGTGAAGACCGTGCGCAACCAGGACAAGAACCTGGTGGCCGTGTCCCGTTCCGGTGAACTCGCCATCGTCGACGAGTTCGGTCGTGAGCGCGAGCGCTACAAGCTGCCCTACGGTGCGGTGATCTCCGTGGACGATCGCGAGGGCGTGAAGTCCGGTCAGCAGGTGGCTGGCTGGGATCCGCACACTCACCCGGTCCTCACGGAGGTGGACGGCTTCTTGAAGTACATCGACTTCGTGGATGGCGTCACCGTAAACCGCCAGGCGGACGAGACCACCGGTATCGAGTCCGTGGTGGTGAGCGATCCGAAGCAGCGCGGCACCAGCGGTAAGGACCTGCGTCCGATGATCAAGCTGGTGGATGGCGACGGGAATGACGTCACACTGTCCACGGGTAACGCCGTGGCCTACCCGCTGCCGCCAGGCGCTGTGATCAGCATGGCCGAGGGCGAACAGGTGCGCGTCGGTGACGTCCTCGCGCGCATCCCGCAGGAGACCTCGAAGACCCGTGACATCACCGGTGGTCTACCGCGTGTGGCCGACCTCTTCGAGGCGCGTCGTCCGAAGGACCCGGCCATCCTGGCCGAGGCCAGCGGCACGGTCAGCTTCGGCAAGGAGACCAAGGGCAAGCAGCGCCTGATCATCACCAACGAAGACGGCGACCGTCACGAGGAGCTGATTCCGAAGTGGCGCAATCTGCACATCTTCGAGGGTGAGCACGTGGAGCGCGGTGATGAGATCGCCGACGGCGAGCCGAATCCGCACGACATCCTGCGTCTACAGGGGACCGAGGCCCTGGCCGAGTACCTCGTAGGCGAGATTCAGGACGTGTATCGCCTGCAGGGTGTGAAGATCTCTGATAAGCACATCGAGGTGATCATTCGCCAGATGCTGCGCAAGGTGGAGATCCTCAACGGCGGCGATACCCGCTACCTGCGCGGCGAGCAGGTCGACCGTTCGAAGGTCGACGAGGCGAACGAAGCCCTGGCCGAAGATCAGCAGCCGGCACGCTATGAGCGTCTACTGCTGGGTATCACCAAGGCATCGCTGGCCACCGAGTCCTTCATTTCGGCAGCCTCCTTCCAGGAGACCACCCGCGTGCTCACCGAGGCAGCCGTCCGCGGCGTGCACGACGACCTGCGTGGCCTGAAGGAGAACGTGATCGTGGGTCGTCTGATTCCGGCTGGTACAGGATCGGCATATCACGAAAATCGGCGCCGAGAGAAGGGCAAGTCGGACCAGGAGCGGTACCTGGAGGCGGCCGAGGCAGCGATGTCTGGCGGTCTGGGTTCCGCGCCGGCCGAAGCTGGGGAAGGCGAGGCCGCTCCGGCTGCTCAGGCGGCACCTTCCGAGGAGTAA